A region of Anopheles merus strain MAF chromosome 2R, AmerM5.1, whole genome shotgun sequence DNA encodes the following proteins:
- the LOC121587893 gene encoding tyrosine-protein phosphatase 69D isoform X1 produces MWKKQAPLCWLVSVYVVCQLVAAKDSQVREEYFIAGSNGTLSCATSENQNIVWQKNGANISNSRISFLIVDSSEAVRKLSYLDPADEADEANAPKLYYTLTIHNFTKSDEGNYTCYNLENGLNVSYTVRTVILPKITQTSNEKIRTKTTSTQQLYCVIEAFPLSHTIYWVKEDASGESSLRALANNSEQRVIDERHVNATLTLRDLTKGHNGTYSCVVLPSAQMQAANYEVKKSMALLILDVPQVTIDYAKAVGANKIYLNWTVNDGNDRIKNYIVRYLKTGDQTFTYYREKIGGNNSFYVLDGFEPGTDYKISLGASNGQGDSKHHEYSETIRTLDTDPSFTPEVEVKGSSHSTITIGWAPPPANLTDYIQYYELVVSHAGVNDSVMKKEAFHPQNSRNLPYMFDNLATATTYNFRVRACSELTKICGNWSDPVNGTTSDGQASAPRNLQITCSHHNISRRNFVRVRWEVPEFPNGKIMSYQAILSGVANYRSEFGMMKSDIWGPKIKNINPDSYSTAYATEYDNVPPNTNYTVNVTAHTRTKRPGVVASATCTMPATTPDNLGRISWGKLRTDQDDWIFKLFLPRLSERNGPICCYKVYLTRIHIHHNGSLPAPENALITSYADVHSINNTHGGTYLAEVFAGMSSQTEVFLGDGKNSPAVGLCPQCLQMRHRVQVEAERAPATTELPAARDDLPAADDVTAAPGARTGNEAVALEDERKASSNHEKRDTGKYYESLTRLETVFDGALDPTSNYTGFLEVVVKTDSGNDGRDYLSTFSEYFQEMNAGAPMEGDVDGNDLSYILNIVIQVLLALIAVVVIVLMVLCFLHKHVSNNIAQEGEAISLGDSLRRALCNGGRGVNVHHRHLLGSSSAKPPVLPPISKDDLPKAYNDKHKDSDYGFQHEFELLPDKFADRTTKNSDMKENMPKNRYPDIKAYDQTRVKLTPLNGLAGSDYINANFVIGYKERKKFICAQGPMDATINDFWRMIWEQHLEIIVMLTNLEEYNKTKCAKYWPETTNDSIQYGELLITFQSLTYYADYIIRTLKVTKRSASSGEETSREISQYHYLAWKDFMAPEHPQGITKFINRINSEYSLQRGPILVHCSAGVGRTGTFVALDTLMQQLQEEGQVFIFNTICDMRYQRNFLVQSLKQYIFLYRALAELAYFGDTEIDQKSLASTIEALKQPSSENVEISRLELQFQRLKAFQEDTRKTTTMGSSEENKAKNRSESCIPYDKNRVILAPIPGRDNCTYINASFIDGYDDENNFVITQDPMEDTIFDFWRMIFEQRIKTIVMFSEIGDGPNKCPRYWADEEMKYENLLVSYIQSESGPYYTKREFTVTNCKTNDTIHVTQFQYNGWPTVEGEVPEVTRGMIEIVNQAQKHSSQQQDIFTIAVHCSLGTDKSSLFVAMCILVMQLKTEKRVDICTVVRKLRAQRSLMIQTYAQYEFLHRAIVNFADLYKISLGIVNDC; encoded by the exons ATGTGGAAAAAGCAAGCCCCCTTGTGCTGGCTCGTAAGTGTTTACGTCGTGTGTCAGCTGGTTGCAGCGAAGGATAGTCAAG TGCGAGAGGAATACTTCATTGCCGGCAGTAACGGAACGCTGTCCTGTGCCACGTCCGAGAATCAGAACATAGTGTGGCAAAAGAATGGCGCAAACATTTCCAACTCACG TATATCGTTCCTTATCGTGGACAGCAGTGAGGCGGTCCGGAAGCTGTCCTACCTCGATCCGGCGGACGAGGCGGACGAAGCAAACGCTCCGAAGCTGTACTACACCCTGACCATACACAATTTTACCAAATCCGACGAAGGTAACTACACCTGCTACAACCTGGAAAATGGTCTCAACGTGTCGTACACCGTGCGCACCGTAATTCTACCAAAGATCACCCAAACTAGCAACGAAAAGATTAGAACTAAGACGACCAGCACCCAGCAGCTGTACTGCGTGATCGAGGCGTTTCCGTTGTCGCACACGATCTACTGGGTAAAGGAGGATGCATCGGGCGAAAGCAGCCTGCGGGCGCTGGCCAACAACTCGGAACAGCGGGTGATCGACGAGCGGCACGTGAACGCCACCCTGACCCTGCGCGATCTCACCAAGGGCCACAACGGTACGTACTCGTGCGTGGTCCTGCCCTCGGCGCAGATGCAGGCGGCCAACTACGAGGTGAAGAAATCGATGGCGCTGCTGATACTGGACGTGCCGCAGGTAACGATCGATTACGCGAAAGCCGTCGGAGCGAACAAAATCTATCTCAACTGGACGGTCAACGATGGCAACGATCGGATCAAGAACTACATCGTGCGCTACCTGAAAACGGGCGACCAAACGTTCACGTACTATCGCGAGAAGATAGGAGGAAACAATTCGTTCTACGTGTTGGACGGGTTCGAGCCCGGCACGGACTACAAGATCAGTTTGGGCGCATCGAACGGGCAGGGCGACAGCAAGCACCACGAGTACAGCGAAACGATACGCACGCTCGACACGGACCCGAGCTTCACGCCGGAGGTCGAGGTGAAGGGCAGCTCGCACAGCACGATCACGATCGGTTGGGCACCGCCGCCGGCGAACCTCACCGACTACATCCAGTACTACGAGCTGGTCGTATCGCACGCCGGTGTGAACGACTCCGTCATGAAGAAGGAAGCGTTCCATCCGCAGAACAGCCGCAACCTGCCGTACATGTTCGATAACTTAGCGACCGCCACGACGTACAACTTTCGCGTGCGTGCCTGCAGCGAGCTGACGAAAATCTGCGGCAACTGGTCGGACCCGGTGAACGGGACGACGAGCGACGGGCAGGCGTCGGCGCCGCGCAATCTGCAAATTACCTGCTCGCACCACAACATCTCGCGCCGCAACTTTGTACGCGTGCGCTGGGAGGTGCCCGAGTTTCCGAATGGGAAAATTATGTCGTATCAGGCCATTTTAAGCGGCGTGGCCAACTATCGGTCCGAGTTTGGCATGATGAAGAGCGACATCTGGGGACCCAAGATCAAAAACATCAACCCGGACTCGTACTCCACCGCGTACGCGACCGAGTACGACAATGTGCCGccgaacacgaactacaccgTGAACGTTACGGCGCACACGCGCACGAAGCGGCCCGGCGTGGTTGCGTCGGCCACCTGCACCATGCCGGCCACCACGCCCGACAATCTGGGGCGCATTAGCTGGGGCAAACTGCGGACGGATCAGGACGATTGGATCTTTAAACTGTTTCTGCCCAGGCTGTCCGAGCGGAATGGACCGATCTGCTGCTACAAGGTGTACCTGACGCGCATCCACATACACCATAATGGGTCGCTGCCGGCGCCCGAGAACGCGCTCATCACGAGTTACGCGGACGTGCATTCGATTAATAACACGCACGGTGGAACCTACCTGGCGGAGGTGTTCGCCGGTATGAGCAGCCAGACGGAGGTGTTTCTGGGCGATGGTAAAAACAGTCCGGCAGTGGGCCTGTGTCCACAGTGTCTGCAAATGCGGCACCGTGTGCAGGTCGAGGCGGAACGAGCACCAGCAACGACAG AATTGCCTGCGGCACGCGATGATCTACCGGCAGCAGACGATGTGACGGCAGCACCGGGAGCACGGACGGGCAATGAAGCGGTTGCTCTAGAAGATGAGCGTAAAGCGTCCTCCAATCACGAGAAACGAGATACGGGCAAATATTATGAATCGCTGACACGGCTGGAAACGGTTTTTGACGGTGCCCTGGATCCAACGAGTAATTACACCGGATTCTTGGAGGTTGTCG TAAAAACCGACAGCGGCAATGATGGACGAGACTACCTGTCGACTTTTAGCGAGTACTTCCAGGAAATGAATGCCGGAGCACCGATGGAGGGAGACGTGGACGGAAACGATTTGTCCTACATACTGAACATTGTGATTCAAGTCCTGCTGGCACTGATTGCCGTGGTGGTGATTGTGCTAATGGTGCTGTGCTTCCTGCACAAGCACGTCAGCAACAACATCGCACAGGAGGGAGAAGCGATCAGTTTGGGCGACTCGTTGAG ACGAGCCCTCTGCAATGGTGGCCGTGGTGTTAATGTTCATCATCGTCATTTGCTCGGTTCCAGCAGTGCCAAGCCGCCAGTGCTGCCGCCGATCTCGAAAGACGACCTGCCGAAGGCGTACAACGACAAGCACAAGGACTCGGACTACGGGTTCCAGCACGAGTTCGAGCTGCTGCCGGACAAGTTTGCCGACCGGACGACGAAGAATTCCGACATGAAGGAAAACATGCCCAAGAACCGGTACCCCGACATTAAGGCGTACGATCAGACGCGCGTAAAGCTCACGCCGCTGAACGGATTGGCCGGCTCGGACTACATCAATGCGAACTTTGTCATCGGGTACAAGGAGCGCAAGAAGTTCATCTGTGCCCAGGGTCCGATGGATGCCACCATCAACGACTTTTGGCGCATGATCTGGGAGCAGCATCTGGAGATTATCGTAATGCTGACGAATCTGGAGGAGTACAACAAGACCAAGTGTGCCAAGTATTGGCCGGAAACCACGAACGATTCCATCCAGTACGGCGAGCTGCTGATCACGTTCCAGTCGCTTACATACTACGCCGATTACATCATTCGCACGTTGAAG GTTACGAAACGGTCCGCCAGCTCGGGCGAGGAAACGTCTCGCGAGATCAGTCAGTACCACTATTTGGCCTGGAAGGATTTCATGGCACCGGAACACCCCCAAGGCATAACGAAGTTTATCAACCGAATCAACTCCGAATACTCGCTGCAGCGTGGTCCCATTCTGGTGCATTGCAGTGCGGGCGTCGGTCGCACCGGTACGTTTGTAGCGCTGGACACGCTcatgcagcagctgcaggagGAGGGCCAGGTGTTTATTTTCAACACAATTTGTGATATGCGATATCAAAGAAACTTCCTCGTCCAATCTTTG AAACAATACATCTTTTTGTACCGTGCATTGGCCGAGCTGgcgtactttggagacacggAGATCGATCAAAAGTCGCTGGCCAGCACCATCGAAGCGTTGAAGCAGCCGTCATCGGAGAATGTCGAAATATCGCGACTTGAGCTACAGTTCCAG CGTCTAAAAGCGTTCCAAGAGGACACGCGCAAAACTACGACGATGGGCTCGAGTGAGGAAAACAAGGCGAAAAATCGCTCCGAATCGTGCATCCCGTACGACAAGAACCGTGTCATACTGGCCCCCATTCCGGGCCGGGACAACTGCACCTACATTAATGCGTCCTTCATCGATGGGTACGATGACGAGAACAACTTCGTCATCACGCAGGACCCGATGGAGGATACCATTTTCGACTTTTGGCGCATGATATTCGAGCAACGCATTAAAACGATTGTCATGTTCTCGGAG ATCGGCGACGGTCCAAACAAGTGTCCCCGGTACTGGGCCGACGAGGAGATGAAGTACGAAAACCTGCTAGTGTCGTACATTCAGAGCGAGAGTGGCCCTTACTACACGAAGCGCGAGTTCACCGTCACCAACTGCAAAACCAACGACACGATCCACGTGACGCAGTTCCAGTACAATGGATGGCCCACGGTGGAGGGCGAGGTGCCGGAGGTGACCCGCGGTATGATCGAGATCGTGAACCAGGCACAGAAGCATAGCTCTCAGCAGCAGGACATTTTTACGATTGCCGTTCACTGCAG TCTCGGAACGGACAAAAGTTCTCTTTTCGTTGCCATGTGTATATTAGTGATGCAGCTGAAGACGGAGAAACGCGTCGATATTTGCACCGTGGTGCGAAAGCTTCGAGCACAACGTAGTTTAATGATACAGACATAT GCACAATATGAGTTCCTGCATAGGGCTATTGTAAATTTTGCTGATCTGTATAAAATATCGCTAGGCATCGTGAACGATTGTTGA
- the LOC121587893 gene encoding tyrosine-protein phosphatase 69D isoform X2 yields MWKKQAPLCWLVSVYVVCQLVAAKDSQVREEYFIAGSNGTLSCATSENQNIVWQKNGANISNSRISFLIVDSSEAVRKLSYLDPADEADEANAPKLYYTLTIHNFTKSDEGNYTCYNLENGLNVSYTVRTVILPKITQTSNEKIRTKTTSTQQLYCVIEAFPLSHTIYWVKEDASGESSLRALANNSEQRVIDERHVNATLTLRDLTKGHNGTYSCVVLPSAQMQAANYEVKKSMALLILDVPQVTIDYAKAVGANKIYLNWTVNDGNDRIKNYIVRYLKTGDQTFTYYREKIGGNNSFYVLDGFEPGTDYKISLGASNGQGDSKHHEYSETIRTLDTDPSFTPEVEVKGSSHSTITIGWAPPPANLTDYIQYYELVVSHAGVNDSVMKKEAFHPQNSRNLPYMFDNLATATTYNFRVRACSELTKICGNWSDPVNGTTSDGQASAPRNLQITCSHHNISRRNFVRVRWEVPEFPNGKIMSYQAILSGVANYRSEFGMMKSDIWGPKIKNINPDSYSTAYATEYDNVPPNTNYTVNVTAHTRTKRPGVVASATCTMPATTPDNLGRISWGKLRTDQDDWIFKLFLPRLSERNGPICCYKVYLTRIHIHHNGSLPAPENALITSYADVHSINNTHGGTYLAEVFAGMSSQTEVFLGDGKNSPAVGLCPQCLQMRHRVQVEAERAPATTELPAARDDLPAADDVTAAPGARTGNEAVALEDERKASSNHEKRDTGKYYESLTRLETVFDGALDPTSNYTGFLEVVVKTDSGNDGRDYLSTFSEYFQEMNAGAPMEGDVDGNDLSYILNIVIQVLLALIAVVVIVLMVLCFLHKHVSNNIAQEGEAISLGDSLSSAKPPVLPPISKDDLPKAYNDKHKDSDYGFQHEFELLPDKFADRTTKNSDMKENMPKNRYPDIKAYDQTRVKLTPLNGLAGSDYINANFVIGYKERKKFICAQGPMDATINDFWRMIWEQHLEIIVMLTNLEEYNKTKCAKYWPETTNDSIQYGELLITFQSLTYYADYIIRTLKVTKRSASSGEETSREISQYHYLAWKDFMAPEHPQGITKFINRINSEYSLQRGPILVHCSAGVGRTGTFVALDTLMQQLQEEGQVFIFNTICDMRYQRNFLVQSLKQYIFLYRALAELAYFGDTEIDQKSLASTIEALKQPSSENVEISRLELQFQRLKAFQEDTRKTTTMGSSEENKAKNRSESCIPYDKNRVILAPIPGRDNCTYINASFIDGYDDENNFVITQDPMEDTIFDFWRMIFEQRIKTIVMFSEIGDGPNKCPRYWADEEMKYENLLVSYIQSESGPYYTKREFTVTNCKTNDTIHVTQFQYNGWPTVEGEVPEVTRGMIEIVNQAQKHSSQQQDIFTIAVHCSLGTDKSSLFVAMCILVMQLKTEKRVDICTVVRKLRAQRSLMIQTYAQYEFLHRAIVNFADLYKISLGIVNDC; encoded by the exons ATGTGGAAAAAGCAAGCCCCCTTGTGCTGGCTCGTAAGTGTTTACGTCGTGTGTCAGCTGGTTGCAGCGAAGGATAGTCAAG TGCGAGAGGAATACTTCATTGCCGGCAGTAACGGAACGCTGTCCTGTGCCACGTCCGAGAATCAGAACATAGTGTGGCAAAAGAATGGCGCAAACATTTCCAACTCACG TATATCGTTCCTTATCGTGGACAGCAGTGAGGCGGTCCGGAAGCTGTCCTACCTCGATCCGGCGGACGAGGCGGACGAAGCAAACGCTCCGAAGCTGTACTACACCCTGACCATACACAATTTTACCAAATCCGACGAAGGTAACTACACCTGCTACAACCTGGAAAATGGTCTCAACGTGTCGTACACCGTGCGCACCGTAATTCTACCAAAGATCACCCAAACTAGCAACGAAAAGATTAGAACTAAGACGACCAGCACCCAGCAGCTGTACTGCGTGATCGAGGCGTTTCCGTTGTCGCACACGATCTACTGGGTAAAGGAGGATGCATCGGGCGAAAGCAGCCTGCGGGCGCTGGCCAACAACTCGGAACAGCGGGTGATCGACGAGCGGCACGTGAACGCCACCCTGACCCTGCGCGATCTCACCAAGGGCCACAACGGTACGTACTCGTGCGTGGTCCTGCCCTCGGCGCAGATGCAGGCGGCCAACTACGAGGTGAAGAAATCGATGGCGCTGCTGATACTGGACGTGCCGCAGGTAACGATCGATTACGCGAAAGCCGTCGGAGCGAACAAAATCTATCTCAACTGGACGGTCAACGATGGCAACGATCGGATCAAGAACTACATCGTGCGCTACCTGAAAACGGGCGACCAAACGTTCACGTACTATCGCGAGAAGATAGGAGGAAACAATTCGTTCTACGTGTTGGACGGGTTCGAGCCCGGCACGGACTACAAGATCAGTTTGGGCGCATCGAACGGGCAGGGCGACAGCAAGCACCACGAGTACAGCGAAACGATACGCACGCTCGACACGGACCCGAGCTTCACGCCGGAGGTCGAGGTGAAGGGCAGCTCGCACAGCACGATCACGATCGGTTGGGCACCGCCGCCGGCGAACCTCACCGACTACATCCAGTACTACGAGCTGGTCGTATCGCACGCCGGTGTGAACGACTCCGTCATGAAGAAGGAAGCGTTCCATCCGCAGAACAGCCGCAACCTGCCGTACATGTTCGATAACTTAGCGACCGCCACGACGTACAACTTTCGCGTGCGTGCCTGCAGCGAGCTGACGAAAATCTGCGGCAACTGGTCGGACCCGGTGAACGGGACGACGAGCGACGGGCAGGCGTCGGCGCCGCGCAATCTGCAAATTACCTGCTCGCACCACAACATCTCGCGCCGCAACTTTGTACGCGTGCGCTGGGAGGTGCCCGAGTTTCCGAATGGGAAAATTATGTCGTATCAGGCCATTTTAAGCGGCGTGGCCAACTATCGGTCCGAGTTTGGCATGATGAAGAGCGACATCTGGGGACCCAAGATCAAAAACATCAACCCGGACTCGTACTCCACCGCGTACGCGACCGAGTACGACAATGTGCCGccgaacacgaactacaccgTGAACGTTACGGCGCACACGCGCACGAAGCGGCCCGGCGTGGTTGCGTCGGCCACCTGCACCATGCCGGCCACCACGCCCGACAATCTGGGGCGCATTAGCTGGGGCAAACTGCGGACGGATCAGGACGATTGGATCTTTAAACTGTTTCTGCCCAGGCTGTCCGAGCGGAATGGACCGATCTGCTGCTACAAGGTGTACCTGACGCGCATCCACATACACCATAATGGGTCGCTGCCGGCGCCCGAGAACGCGCTCATCACGAGTTACGCGGACGTGCATTCGATTAATAACACGCACGGTGGAACCTACCTGGCGGAGGTGTTCGCCGGTATGAGCAGCCAGACGGAGGTGTTTCTGGGCGATGGTAAAAACAGTCCGGCAGTGGGCCTGTGTCCACAGTGTCTGCAAATGCGGCACCGTGTGCAGGTCGAGGCGGAACGAGCACCAGCAACGACAG AATTGCCTGCGGCACGCGATGATCTACCGGCAGCAGACGATGTGACGGCAGCACCGGGAGCACGGACGGGCAATGAAGCGGTTGCTCTAGAAGATGAGCGTAAAGCGTCCTCCAATCACGAGAAACGAGATACGGGCAAATATTATGAATCGCTGACACGGCTGGAAACGGTTTTTGACGGTGCCCTGGATCCAACGAGTAATTACACCGGATTCTTGGAGGTTGTCG TAAAAACCGACAGCGGCAATGATGGACGAGACTACCTGTCGACTTTTAGCGAGTACTTCCAGGAAATGAATGCCGGAGCACCGATGGAGGGAGACGTGGACGGAAACGATTTGTCCTACATACTGAACATTGTGATTCAAGTCCTGCTGGCACTGATTGCCGTGGTGGTGATTGTGCTAATGGTGCTGTGCTTCCTGCACAAGCACGTCAGCAACAACATCGCACAGGAGGGAGAAGCGATCAGTTTGGGCGACTCGTTGAG CAGTGCCAAGCCGCCAGTGCTGCCGCCGATCTCGAAAGACGACCTGCCGAAGGCGTACAACGACAAGCACAAGGACTCGGACTACGGGTTCCAGCACGAGTTCGAGCTGCTGCCGGACAAGTTTGCCGACCGGACGACGAAGAATTCCGACATGAAGGAAAACATGCCCAAGAACCGGTACCCCGACATTAAGGCGTACGATCAGACGCGCGTAAAGCTCACGCCGCTGAACGGATTGGCCGGCTCGGACTACATCAATGCGAACTTTGTCATCGGGTACAAGGAGCGCAAGAAGTTCATCTGTGCCCAGGGTCCGATGGATGCCACCATCAACGACTTTTGGCGCATGATCTGGGAGCAGCATCTGGAGATTATCGTAATGCTGACGAATCTGGAGGAGTACAACAAGACCAAGTGTGCCAAGTATTGGCCGGAAACCACGAACGATTCCATCCAGTACGGCGAGCTGCTGATCACGTTCCAGTCGCTTACATACTACGCCGATTACATCATTCGCACGTTGAAG GTTACGAAACGGTCCGCCAGCTCGGGCGAGGAAACGTCTCGCGAGATCAGTCAGTACCACTATTTGGCCTGGAAGGATTTCATGGCACCGGAACACCCCCAAGGCATAACGAAGTTTATCAACCGAATCAACTCCGAATACTCGCTGCAGCGTGGTCCCATTCTGGTGCATTGCAGTGCGGGCGTCGGTCGCACCGGTACGTTTGTAGCGCTGGACACGCTcatgcagcagctgcaggagGAGGGCCAGGTGTTTATTTTCAACACAATTTGTGATATGCGATATCAAAGAAACTTCCTCGTCCAATCTTTG AAACAATACATCTTTTTGTACCGTGCATTGGCCGAGCTGgcgtactttggagacacggAGATCGATCAAAAGTCGCTGGCCAGCACCATCGAAGCGTTGAAGCAGCCGTCATCGGAGAATGTCGAAATATCGCGACTTGAGCTACAGTTCCAG CGTCTAAAAGCGTTCCAAGAGGACACGCGCAAAACTACGACGATGGGCTCGAGTGAGGAAAACAAGGCGAAAAATCGCTCCGAATCGTGCATCCCGTACGACAAGAACCGTGTCATACTGGCCCCCATTCCGGGCCGGGACAACTGCACCTACATTAATGCGTCCTTCATCGATGGGTACGATGACGAGAACAACTTCGTCATCACGCAGGACCCGATGGAGGATACCATTTTCGACTTTTGGCGCATGATATTCGAGCAACGCATTAAAACGATTGTCATGTTCTCGGAG ATCGGCGACGGTCCAAACAAGTGTCCCCGGTACTGGGCCGACGAGGAGATGAAGTACGAAAACCTGCTAGTGTCGTACATTCAGAGCGAGAGTGGCCCTTACTACACGAAGCGCGAGTTCACCGTCACCAACTGCAAAACCAACGACACGATCCACGTGACGCAGTTCCAGTACAATGGATGGCCCACGGTGGAGGGCGAGGTGCCGGAGGTGACCCGCGGTATGATCGAGATCGTGAACCAGGCACAGAAGCATAGCTCTCAGCAGCAGGACATTTTTACGATTGCCGTTCACTGCAG TCTCGGAACGGACAAAAGTTCTCTTTTCGTTGCCATGTGTATATTAGTGATGCAGCTGAAGACGGAGAAACGCGTCGATATTTGCACCGTGGTGCGAAAGCTTCGAGCACAACGTAGTTTAATGATACAGACATAT GCACAATATGAGTTCCTGCATAGGGCTATTGTAAATTTTGCTGATCTGTATAAAATATCGCTAGGCATCGTGAACGATTGTTGA